A single region of the Lates calcarifer isolate ASB-BC8 linkage group LG3, TLL_Latcal_v3, whole genome shotgun sequence genome encodes:
- the ago3b gene encoding protein argonaute-3 isoform X4: MEIGTTGAAGAQALFSLPRRPGYGTIGKPIKLLANCFQVEIPKIDVYLYEVDIKPDKCPRRVNREVVDSMVQHFKVTIFGDRLPVYDGKKSLYTANPLPVATGGVDLDVTLPGEGGKDRPFKVTIRFVSLVSWHMLHEVLTGRGVPEPLDLEKPLSTNPVHAVDVVLRHLPSMKYTPVGRSFFSSPDGYDHPLGGGREVWFGFHQSVRPAMWKMMLNIDVSATAFYKAQPVIQFMCEVLDIHNIDEQPRPLTDSHRVKFTKEIKASTVFAGLKVEVTHCGTMRRKYRVCNVTRRPASLQTFPLQLENGQTVERTVAQYFREKYNLQLKYPHLPCLQVGQEQKHTYLPLEVCNIVAGQRCIKKLTDNQTSTMIKATARSAPDRQEEISRLVRSANYEADPFVQEFQFRVRDEMAQVTGRVLPAPMLQYGGRVSSEPFMNRTVATPSHGVWDMRGKQFHTGVEIKMWAIACFATQRQCREEILKSFTDQLRKISKDAGMPIQGQPCFCKYAQGADSVEPMFRHLKNTYAGLQLIIVILPGKTPVYAEVKRVGDTLLGMATQCVQVKNVVKTSPQTLSNLCLKINVKLGGINNILVPHQRPSVFQQPVIFLGADVTHPPAGDGKKPSIAAVVGSMDAHPSRYCATVRVQRPRQEIIQDLASMVRELLIQFYKSTRYKPTRIIFYRDGVSEGQFRQVLYYELLAIREACISLEKEYQPGITYIVVQKRHHTRLFCADRNERVGRSGNIPAGTTVDTDITHPYEFDFYLCSHAGIQGTSRPSHYHVLWDDNCFTADEFQLLTYQLCHTYVRCTRSVSIPAPAYYAHLVAFRARYHLVDKEHDSAEGSHVSGQSNGRDPQALAKAVQIHHDTLRTMYFA, translated from the exons ATGGAAATCGGAACAACAG GAGCCGCTGGAGCCCAAGCCTTGTTTTCGTTGCCACGGCGACCTGGCTATGGCACCATTGGGAAGCCCATCAAGCTTCTGGCCAACTGCTTCCAGGTGGAAATCCCTAAAATCGACGTGTACCTGTATGAAGTGGACATCAAACCTGATAAATGTCCCCGCAGAGTCAACAG GGAGGTGGTGGACTCCATGGTTCAGCATTTCAAGGTGACCATCTTCGGTGACCGTCTGCCAGTTTATGATGGGAAGAAAAGCCTCTACACAGCGAACCCACTCCCTGTTGCCACCGGAGGG GTCGACCTGGATGTCACACTGCCAGGCGAAGGTGGGAAGGACCGCCCGTTTAAAGTCACCATCAGATTTGTGTCGTTGGTCAGCTGGCACATGCTGCACGAAGTCTTGACGGGGCGTGGTGTGCCCGAACCGCTGGACCTGGAGAAACCCCTCAGCACTAATCCTGTTCACGCCGTGGACGTCGTCCTTCGACACCTGCCCTCTATGAA GTACACGCCTGTTGGAAgatctttcttctcctccccaGACGGCTACGACCACCCGTtaggtggaggaagagaggtGTGGTTTGGTTTCCATCAGTCGGTGCGGCCAGCCATGTGGAAAATGATGCTCAACATTGATG TGTCAGCCACAGCCTTTTATAAAGCTCAGCCAGTCATTCAGTTCATGTGTGAGGTCCTGGACATTCACAACATTGACGAGCAGCCCCGCCCGCTCACCGACTCCCACAGGGTCAAGTTCACCAAAGAGATCAAAG CCTCCACCGTCTTCGCAGGTCTTAAAGTGGAAGTGACACACTGTGGAACCATGCGTAGGAAGTACAGAGTCTGCAATGTAACACGACGGCCCGCCAGCCTCCAGAC ATTTCCATTGCAGCTTGAGAATGGTCAGACAGTTGAACGCACAGTGGCGCAGTACTTCAGAGAGAAGTACAATCTGCAGCTGAAGTATCCCCACCTGCCTTGTCTGCAGGTGGGCCAGGAACAGAAACACACCTACCTGCCCCTGGAG GTGTGCAACATTGTAGCTGGACAGCGCTGCATTAAAAAACTAACAGACAACCAGACGTCGACCATGATCAAAGCAACAGCCCGCTCTGcaccagacagacaggaggagatcAGCAGGCTG GTGCGGAGTGCGAATTACGAGGCTGACCCGTTCGTCCAGGAGTTTCAGTTCCGTGTTCGAGACGAGATGGCTCAGGTGACGGGCCGCGTCCTGCCGGCCCCCATGCTGCAGTATGGCGGCAGGGTGAGCTCTGAACCATTTATG AACCGCACGGTGGCCACACCCAGCCACGGGGTGTGGGACATGAGGGGGAAGCAGTTTCACACGGGAGTGGAGATCAAGATGTGGGCCATCGCCTGCTTTGCCACCCAGAGGCAGTGCAGAGAAGAGATCCTCAA GAGCTTCACTGACCAGCTGCGGAAGATCTCAAAGGATGCTGGGATGCCGATCCAAGGCCAGCCGTGCTTCTGTAAATACGCCCAGGGAGCCGACAGCGTGGAGCCCATGTTCAgacacctgaagaacacctaCGCTGGGTTGCAGCTCATCATTGTAATCCTGCCTGGGAAAACACCTGTCTATG CTGAAGTGAAGCGGGTTGGGGACACCCTCCTCGGCATGGCCACCCAGTGTGTCCAGGTGAAGAACGTAGTGAAGACGTCCCCTCAGACGCTCTCCAACCTCTGCCTCAAGATCAACGTCAAACTGGGAGGAATCAACAACATCCTGGTTCCACACCAACG GCCCTCTGTGTTCCAGCAGCCTGTTATCTTCCTTGGAGCTGATGTCACTCATCCTCCAGCAGGAGACGGGAAAAAACCATCTATTGCAGCG GTGGTGGGCAGTATGGATGCCCACCCCAGCAGGTACTGCGCTACGGTTCGGGTCCAGAGGCCCAGACAGGAGATCATCCAGGACTTGGCCTCTATGGTGCGAGAGCTCTTGATCCAGTTCTACAAATCTACCCGCTACAAGCCAACCAGGATCATCTTCTACAGGGACGGAGTGTCAGAGGGACAGTTCAGACAG GTGCTATACTATGAGCTGCTGGCTATCAGGGAGGCTTGTATCAGTCTAGAGAAAGAATACCAGCCGGGGATTACCTACATCGTCGTGCAGAAACGCCATCACACACGCCTCTTTTGTGCGGATCGCAACGAGCGG GTTGGACGAAGTGGAAACATTCCTGCTGGCACCACAGTGGACACAGACATCACCCACCCCTATGAGTTTGACTTTTACCTCTGCAGTCACGCTGGCATCCAG GGTACGAGTCGGCCTTCCCACTACCATGTTCTGTGGGACGACAACTGCTTCACCGCCGATGAGTTCCAGCTCCTCACCTACCAGCTGTGCCACACCTACGTCCGCTGCACACGGTCCGTCTCCATCCCGGCACCGGCCTACTACGCCCACCTGGTGGCCTTCCGCGCCCGCTACCACCTGGTCGACAAAGAGCATGACAG TGCGGAGGGCAGCCACGTCTCAGGGCAGAGTAACGGCAGGGACCCCCAGGCATTGGCCAAGGCTGTTCAGATCCACCATGACACACTGAGGACCATGTACTTCGCCTga
- the ago3b gene encoding protein argonaute-3 isoform X6 → MEIGTTGAAGAQALFSLPRRPGYGTIGKPIKLLANCFQVEIPKIDVYLYEVDIKPDKCPRRVNREVVDSMVQHFKVTIFGDRLPVYDGKKSLYTANPLPVATGGVDLDVTLPGEGGKDRPFKVTIRFVSLVSWHMLHEVLTGRGVPEPLDLEKPLSTNPVHAVDVVLRHLPSMKYTPVGRSFFSSPDGYDHPLGGGREVWFGFHQSVRPAMWKMMLNIDVSATAFYKAQPVIQFMCEVLDIHNIDEQPRPLTDSHRVKFTKEIKASTVFAGLKVEVTHCGTMRRKYRVCNVTRRPASLQTFPLQLENGQTVERTVAQYFREKYNLQLKYPHLPCLQVGQEQKHTYLPLEVCNIVAGQRCIKKLTDNQTSTMIKATARSAPDRQEEISRLVRSANYEADPFVQEFQFRVRDEMAQVTGRVLPAPMLQYGGRNRTVATPSHGVWDMRGKQFHTGVEIKMWAIACFATQRQCREEILKSFTDQLRKISKDAGMPIQGQPCFCKYAQGADSVEPMFRHLKNTYAGLQLIIVILPGKTPVYAEVKRVGDTLLGMATQCVQVKNVVKTSPQTLSNLCLKINVKLGGINNILVPHQRPSVFQQPVIFLGADVTHPPAGDGKKPSIAAVVGSMDAHPSRYCATVRVQRPRQEIIQDLASMVRELLIQFYKSTRYKPTRIIFYRDGVSEGQFRQVLYYELLAIREACISLEKEYQPGITYIVVQKRHHTRLFCADRNERVGRSGNIPAGTTVDTDITHPYEFDFYLCSHAGIQGTSRPSHYHVLWDDNCFTADEFQLLTYQLCHTYVRCTRSVSIPAPAYYAHLVAFRARYHLVDKEHDSAEGSHVSGQSNGRDPQALAKAVQIHHDTLRTMYFA, encoded by the exons ATGGAAATCGGAACAACAG GAGCCGCTGGAGCCCAAGCCTTGTTTTCGTTGCCACGGCGACCTGGCTATGGCACCATTGGGAAGCCCATCAAGCTTCTGGCCAACTGCTTCCAGGTGGAAATCCCTAAAATCGACGTGTACCTGTATGAAGTGGACATCAAACCTGATAAATGTCCCCGCAGAGTCAACAG GGAGGTGGTGGACTCCATGGTTCAGCATTTCAAGGTGACCATCTTCGGTGACCGTCTGCCAGTTTATGATGGGAAGAAAAGCCTCTACACAGCGAACCCACTCCCTGTTGCCACCGGAGGG GTCGACCTGGATGTCACACTGCCAGGCGAAGGTGGGAAGGACCGCCCGTTTAAAGTCACCATCAGATTTGTGTCGTTGGTCAGCTGGCACATGCTGCACGAAGTCTTGACGGGGCGTGGTGTGCCCGAACCGCTGGACCTGGAGAAACCCCTCAGCACTAATCCTGTTCACGCCGTGGACGTCGTCCTTCGACACCTGCCCTCTATGAA GTACACGCCTGTTGGAAgatctttcttctcctccccaGACGGCTACGACCACCCGTtaggtggaggaagagaggtGTGGTTTGGTTTCCATCAGTCGGTGCGGCCAGCCATGTGGAAAATGATGCTCAACATTGATG TGTCAGCCACAGCCTTTTATAAAGCTCAGCCAGTCATTCAGTTCATGTGTGAGGTCCTGGACATTCACAACATTGACGAGCAGCCCCGCCCGCTCACCGACTCCCACAGGGTCAAGTTCACCAAAGAGATCAAAG CCTCCACCGTCTTCGCAGGTCTTAAAGTGGAAGTGACACACTGTGGAACCATGCGTAGGAAGTACAGAGTCTGCAATGTAACACGACGGCCCGCCAGCCTCCAGAC ATTTCCATTGCAGCTTGAGAATGGTCAGACAGTTGAACGCACAGTGGCGCAGTACTTCAGAGAGAAGTACAATCTGCAGCTGAAGTATCCCCACCTGCCTTGTCTGCAGGTGGGCCAGGAACAGAAACACACCTACCTGCCCCTGGAG GTGTGCAACATTGTAGCTGGACAGCGCTGCATTAAAAAACTAACAGACAACCAGACGTCGACCATGATCAAAGCAACAGCCCGCTCTGcaccagacagacaggaggagatcAGCAGGCTG GTGCGGAGTGCGAATTACGAGGCTGACCCGTTCGTCCAGGAGTTTCAGTTCCGTGTTCGAGACGAGATGGCTCAGGTGACGGGCCGCGTCCTGCCGGCCCCCATGCTGCAGTATGGCGGCAGG AACCGCACGGTGGCCACACCCAGCCACGGGGTGTGGGACATGAGGGGGAAGCAGTTTCACACGGGAGTGGAGATCAAGATGTGGGCCATCGCCTGCTTTGCCACCCAGAGGCAGTGCAGAGAAGAGATCCTCAA GAGCTTCACTGACCAGCTGCGGAAGATCTCAAAGGATGCTGGGATGCCGATCCAAGGCCAGCCGTGCTTCTGTAAATACGCCCAGGGAGCCGACAGCGTGGAGCCCATGTTCAgacacctgaagaacacctaCGCTGGGTTGCAGCTCATCATTGTAATCCTGCCTGGGAAAACACCTGTCTATG CTGAAGTGAAGCGGGTTGGGGACACCCTCCTCGGCATGGCCACCCAGTGTGTCCAGGTGAAGAACGTAGTGAAGACGTCCCCTCAGACGCTCTCCAACCTCTGCCTCAAGATCAACGTCAAACTGGGAGGAATCAACAACATCCTGGTTCCACACCAACG GCCCTCTGTGTTCCAGCAGCCTGTTATCTTCCTTGGAGCTGATGTCACTCATCCTCCAGCAGGAGACGGGAAAAAACCATCTATTGCAGCG GTGGTGGGCAGTATGGATGCCCACCCCAGCAGGTACTGCGCTACGGTTCGGGTCCAGAGGCCCAGACAGGAGATCATCCAGGACTTGGCCTCTATGGTGCGAGAGCTCTTGATCCAGTTCTACAAATCTACCCGCTACAAGCCAACCAGGATCATCTTCTACAGGGACGGAGTGTCAGAGGGACAGTTCAGACAG GTGCTATACTATGAGCTGCTGGCTATCAGGGAGGCTTGTATCAGTCTAGAGAAAGAATACCAGCCGGGGATTACCTACATCGTCGTGCAGAAACGCCATCACACACGCCTCTTTTGTGCGGATCGCAACGAGCGG GTTGGACGAAGTGGAAACATTCCTGCTGGCACCACAGTGGACACAGACATCACCCACCCCTATGAGTTTGACTTTTACCTCTGCAGTCACGCTGGCATCCAG GGTACGAGTCGGCCTTCCCACTACCATGTTCTGTGGGACGACAACTGCTTCACCGCCGATGAGTTCCAGCTCCTCACCTACCAGCTGTGCCACACCTACGTCCGCTGCACACGGTCCGTCTCCATCCCGGCACCGGCCTACTACGCCCACCTGGTGGCCTTCCGCGCCCGCTACCACCTGGTCGACAAAGAGCATGACAG TGCGGAGGGCAGCCACGTCTCAGGGCAGAGTAACGGCAGGGACCCCCAGGCATTGGCCAAGGCTGTTCAGATCCACCATGACACACTGAGGACCATGTACTTCGCCTga
- the ago3b gene encoding protein argonaute-3 isoform X2: MEIGTTGAAGAQALFSLPRRPGYGTIGKPIKLLANCFQVEIPKIDVYLYEVDIKPDKCPRRVNREVVDSMVQHFKVTIFGDRLPVYDGKKSLYTANPLPVATGGVDLDVTLPGEGGKDRPFKVTIRFVSLVSWHMLHEVLTGRGVPEPLDLEKPLSTNPVHAVDVVLRHLPSMKYTPVGRSFFSSPDGYDHPLGGGREVWFGFHQSVRPAMWKMMLNIDVSATAFYKAQPVIQFMCEVLDIHNIDEQPRPLTDSHRVKFTKEIKGLKVEVTHCGTMRRKYRVCNVTRRPASLQTFPLQLENGQTVERTVAQYFREKYNLQLKYPHLPCLQVGQEQKHTYLPLEVCNIVAGQRCIKKLTDNQTSTMIKATARSAPDRQEEISRLVRSANYEADPFVQEFQFRVRDEMAQVTGRVLPAPMLQYGGRVSSEPFMPQQINPALSLQNRTVATPSHGVWDMRGKQFHTGVEIKMWAIACFATQRQCREEILKSFTDQLRKISKDAGMPIQGQPCFCKYAQGADSVEPMFRHLKNTYAGLQLIIVILPGKTPVYAEVKRVGDTLLGMATQCVQVKNVVKTSPQTLSNLCLKINVKLGGINNILVPHQRPSVFQQPVIFLGADVTHPPAGDGKKPSIAAVVGSMDAHPSRYCATVRVQRPRQEIIQDLASMVRELLIQFYKSTRYKPTRIIFYRDGVSEGQFRQVLYYELLAIREACISLEKEYQPGITYIVVQKRHHTRLFCADRNERVGRSGNIPAGTTVDTDITHPYEFDFYLCSHAGIQGTSRPSHYHVLWDDNCFTADEFQLLTYQLCHTYVRCTRSVSIPAPAYYAHLVAFRARYHLVDKEHDSAEGSHVSGQSNGRDPQALAKAVQIHHDTLRTMYFA; encoded by the exons ATGGAAATCGGAACAACAG GAGCCGCTGGAGCCCAAGCCTTGTTTTCGTTGCCACGGCGACCTGGCTATGGCACCATTGGGAAGCCCATCAAGCTTCTGGCCAACTGCTTCCAGGTGGAAATCCCTAAAATCGACGTGTACCTGTATGAAGTGGACATCAAACCTGATAAATGTCCCCGCAGAGTCAACAG GGAGGTGGTGGACTCCATGGTTCAGCATTTCAAGGTGACCATCTTCGGTGACCGTCTGCCAGTTTATGATGGGAAGAAAAGCCTCTACACAGCGAACCCACTCCCTGTTGCCACCGGAGGG GTCGACCTGGATGTCACACTGCCAGGCGAAGGTGGGAAGGACCGCCCGTTTAAAGTCACCATCAGATTTGTGTCGTTGGTCAGCTGGCACATGCTGCACGAAGTCTTGACGGGGCGTGGTGTGCCCGAACCGCTGGACCTGGAGAAACCCCTCAGCACTAATCCTGTTCACGCCGTGGACGTCGTCCTTCGACACCTGCCCTCTATGAA GTACACGCCTGTTGGAAgatctttcttctcctccccaGACGGCTACGACCACCCGTtaggtggaggaagagaggtGTGGTTTGGTTTCCATCAGTCGGTGCGGCCAGCCATGTGGAAAATGATGCTCAACATTGATG TGTCAGCCACAGCCTTTTATAAAGCTCAGCCAGTCATTCAGTTCATGTGTGAGGTCCTGGACATTCACAACATTGACGAGCAGCCCCGCCCGCTCACCGACTCCCACAGGGTCAAGTTCACCAAAGAGATCAAAG GTCTTAAAGTGGAAGTGACACACTGTGGAACCATGCGTAGGAAGTACAGAGTCTGCAATGTAACACGACGGCCCGCCAGCCTCCAGAC ATTTCCATTGCAGCTTGAGAATGGTCAGACAGTTGAACGCACAGTGGCGCAGTACTTCAGAGAGAAGTACAATCTGCAGCTGAAGTATCCCCACCTGCCTTGTCTGCAGGTGGGCCAGGAACAGAAACACACCTACCTGCCCCTGGAG GTGTGCAACATTGTAGCTGGACAGCGCTGCATTAAAAAACTAACAGACAACCAGACGTCGACCATGATCAAAGCAACAGCCCGCTCTGcaccagacagacaggaggagatcAGCAGGCTG GTGCGGAGTGCGAATTACGAGGCTGACCCGTTCGTCCAGGAGTTTCAGTTCCGTGTTCGAGACGAGATGGCTCAGGTGACGGGCCGCGTCCTGCCGGCCCCCATGCTGCAGTATGGCGGCAGGGTGAGCTCTGAACCATTTATG CCCCAGCAGATCAACCCTGCACTGTCGTTGCAGAACCGCACGGTGGCCACACCCAGCCACGGGGTGTGGGACATGAGGGGGAAGCAGTTTCACACGGGAGTGGAGATCAAGATGTGGGCCATCGCCTGCTTTGCCACCCAGAGGCAGTGCAGAGAAGAGATCCTCAA GAGCTTCACTGACCAGCTGCGGAAGATCTCAAAGGATGCTGGGATGCCGATCCAAGGCCAGCCGTGCTTCTGTAAATACGCCCAGGGAGCCGACAGCGTGGAGCCCATGTTCAgacacctgaagaacacctaCGCTGGGTTGCAGCTCATCATTGTAATCCTGCCTGGGAAAACACCTGTCTATG CTGAAGTGAAGCGGGTTGGGGACACCCTCCTCGGCATGGCCACCCAGTGTGTCCAGGTGAAGAACGTAGTGAAGACGTCCCCTCAGACGCTCTCCAACCTCTGCCTCAAGATCAACGTCAAACTGGGAGGAATCAACAACATCCTGGTTCCACACCAACG GCCCTCTGTGTTCCAGCAGCCTGTTATCTTCCTTGGAGCTGATGTCACTCATCCTCCAGCAGGAGACGGGAAAAAACCATCTATTGCAGCG GTGGTGGGCAGTATGGATGCCCACCCCAGCAGGTACTGCGCTACGGTTCGGGTCCAGAGGCCCAGACAGGAGATCATCCAGGACTTGGCCTCTATGGTGCGAGAGCTCTTGATCCAGTTCTACAAATCTACCCGCTACAAGCCAACCAGGATCATCTTCTACAGGGACGGAGTGTCAGAGGGACAGTTCAGACAG GTGCTATACTATGAGCTGCTGGCTATCAGGGAGGCTTGTATCAGTCTAGAGAAAGAATACCAGCCGGGGATTACCTACATCGTCGTGCAGAAACGCCATCACACACGCCTCTTTTGTGCGGATCGCAACGAGCGG GTTGGACGAAGTGGAAACATTCCTGCTGGCACCACAGTGGACACAGACATCACCCACCCCTATGAGTTTGACTTTTACCTCTGCAGTCACGCTGGCATCCAG GGTACGAGTCGGCCTTCCCACTACCATGTTCTGTGGGACGACAACTGCTTCACCGCCGATGAGTTCCAGCTCCTCACCTACCAGCTGTGCCACACCTACGTCCGCTGCACACGGTCCGTCTCCATCCCGGCACCGGCCTACTACGCCCACCTGGTGGCCTTCCGCGCCCGCTACCACCTGGTCGACAAAGAGCATGACAG TGCGGAGGGCAGCCACGTCTCAGGGCAGAGTAACGGCAGGGACCCCCAGGCATTGGCCAAGGCTGTTCAGATCCACCATGACACACTGAGGACCATGTACTTCGCCTga